The genomic stretch TCTCTTGTTCTAGagtcgactccacttccatAGTTACTCCTTCAGTATGAGCAACTATACTCAAGTTAAGCTTCTCAAATTCCCTCATCAACTCTTCAGGCAACTGAAATGCTAAGGCCAGATTAGcatgacccttccgactcaaGGCATCTGCAACCAAATTTGCTTTCCCCGGATGGTAGTGAATTTCCATATCGTAGTCCTTGATCAGCTCCAACCAACGATGCtgtctcagattaaggtccttctgggtgaagatgtatttcagactcttgtgatcggtgtagactCGGCATTTAGTTCCAAGGACataatgcctccaaatcttcaaggcatgtacaACTGCTActaactccaaatcatgagtaggataattctgctcatgtttcctcaactgTCGGGATGCATAGGCTATAACATGTCCCTCCTGCATGAGAACACAGCCTAGGCCTTGTCAAGAGACATCACAATAGATATCAAAGTTCTTCTGTAGGTCAGGCATtactagcactggggctgtagtcaatcTCTTCTTCAACTCTTCAAAGCTGACTCGATAGGCTTTAGTCCATTTGAATTTCCTTCCTTTCTCTAATAGTGAAGTAAGAGGTTTTGCTATTTTAGAGAACCCCTCAATGAACCTGCGGTAGTATCCTGCAAGTTCGAGGAAAACTCCTGACCTCTATGACTATCTGCGGTGGATTCCACTTCAAAACATCCCTAACTTTGCTTGGATCCACTGCAATTCCACCATTGGcgatgatatgaccaaggaaagaaaCCTCCTTTAACCAGAAATCACACTTACTGAACTTGGCGTATAGTTGATGTTCCCTCAActtctgaagcactaacctcagatgctcctcatgttcttcctcattcttggagtagatcaagatatcatcaataaaTACTACCACAaacttatccaggtactccataaacaccttgttcatcagatacatgaaataggctggagcatttgtcagcccAAACGACATAACTGTatactcatacagtccatatctggtagtgAAGGCAGTCTTGGGTATGTCCGATGGCTTGATCTTCAGTTGATGATAACCCGATCGCAAGTCAACCGTGGAGAATACCTTagctcctctcatctgatcaaaTAGATCTTCAATGCGGGGCAATGGGTACTTGTTTTTTATGGTTACCTCGTTAAGTGAcctgtagtccacacacatcctcttcGTGCCATCCTTCTTGGGCACAAAGATAACCGGGGCTCCCCATGGTGACGAACTAGGACGAATAAAATGTTTTGCCAATAATTCCTCTATCTGTTGCTTTAATTCTCTTAATTGCTCAACAGACATTCTGTATTGACGTTGGGAaataggtgcagtaccagggATAAGATCAATAACAAACTCCACTTCTCGATCTGGTGGCATGCCTGGTAACTCATCTGGGAACACATCTAGAAACTCACACACCACTCTAATTTCTTCGAAGGGAGTAACCTTCACCTGATTAATCACACAATGTGTTGCTGAAGGTGGTGTAGACACATACTCGATTTTTTTCCCTTGCGGACTTGTAAGCAGCACTGATCCTTGACCACATTGAACATCTCCATCAAAATTGCTCAGCCACCCAATTCCCAGGGTGACATCGATGTTGGTTGTTTCCAACACTACAAGATCGGCTAGAAAATCTACCCCATTATATTTATGTTGGCTCTTGGGCATATGTGCTTCGCTTTCATGAATTTCCCAGGGGAATCCACTAGCATGGGTTGTCTCAAAGGGACTGTGACTAACCCTTTATTTGCAACATACTGTTTACTAACAAAAGCATGTGATGCACCGGAATCAATGAGAGCTACTGCTGGAGTAGAGTTAACTAGGAATGTTCCAAGCACCACATCTGTAGCACTTTGAGCACTATCAATAGTTATATGGTTCACATTGCCTTTCTCGTAGTTTGACTGTAGCCAATTTCCTGAAATAGGGACCTGATTGTCATTGCTTAAGAGAGTTTGCACTTGAGCTTTCTTTTGGTTATTCTTACCAAGTAGTCGTAGGAGTTTCTTTGGGCATTGTCCAATCAAATGACCTTCTTTCTTACAACAGAAACAAGTCTTCTTAGTTGGAGTTCTTGGGTCACCTGATATCATTTGGGAAGTCACTGGGGTTGCTGGTCCTGAGGTTTGGAAATTAGGATGGGGCTCCTGAAACTTGGGTGGTTCAAGAGGATATTGCCCAGAGTTTCTATATTGATCAACCAGACAATCTTGTGGCCAAGGTTGTTGAATAAGATGAGGACGACTATTGCTGCTGGATTGTATTTAGGAGTTGAactttctcttcttctcttggAGCTCGCGATGCTTATCCTCCACCAGAAGTGCCTTATCCACCAGTTGCTGAAAGTTAGGGAAAGTGTGAGCCACTAGCTGATACTGAATATGTCCATCTAAACCTTCCAGAAAAtgatcttgcttcttctcatcagtAGCGACCTTTTCTGGTGCATAGTAGGATAGCTGGATGAACTTATCTCGATACTCATTCATAGACATCCCTTCCTATTTGAGACTGAGAAACTCCTGCTTCTTAAGCTTAATCACACTAGCAGGAATGTGGTGTGCGCTGAAGTTGGTCTTGAACTCCTGCCAAGTGATGGTAGATGAGTCTTCATGGGCACCTATGTAGGAATCCCACCAATCTGCAGCGGGTCCTTCCAATCTTCCAGAAGCATACAGAACCTTCTCCCTGTCATTACACTGTGTgatctcaagcttcttctctacATTCCTAAGCCAATCATCAACTTGTAATGGATCCGTTGAGTGAGAGTAGGCGTTGAGTGAGAGTAGGTAGGAGGTCGATGGCTCATGAACTCCTTGTGCTTGTCCCTAGGATGCACAAGTGGCGCTGGTGGTGTCTGGTTCACTTGAGCTTGCAAACTAGTCACCGAGTTGGCCAGGTTCTGCAACAGCTGAGTGTGGGCGGCAAGGATCTGCTCCATCCCTCCCGATGGCGCTTTGTTCTGCTGAGGATTAGGGTTAGAATTGCTCCTTCGCTGACGAGGTTGTGCTGGTTGATCAACTCCAGATCCAGGCCTGGTATTCACCATCTGATgaaaaagaaggagaaaagaaatgagaCTCAGATGTTTGTAGATATAGATGAATCAAGTAGGTAGGGTGATATTAATCCAGATTACGACAAACTCTGATTATTCCACTAACAACAAGTTCCTTTCTGTTTGTGGATCCAAAAACCACAAAACCTTTCCAGAAGTTAACCTATGAAATTCTGGCGCTAACCTGATGGGATTCATGTCAATCAGAGTTCTGTAGATCCAGATTTAAGTCAAACAATGCAGCTGTGTCGAACGGTGATGAGAACAGATTTTTGAGCAGCTCTAGGTTTGGATGATAGATAGATGGATGGATAGATAAAAGTTTGTGGTTGATTTAGTTTGATTGAGACAAGATAAAACCCCATCTAACAACTCTATTACTAAAATTGATGTCATTGTGGTCATCACTCCACAACACATCACAATCATTACAAAGAACCAACTCAAACAAGTTAACACAATGACAAGCATAACAAGAACACTGAGCAAGACTGATCAAATGATTCGATTCTAATGTTTCACCGCTGATAAGAAGACCTCCTAAGTTGTCTTACGGATCAAAGGGCACACTAGTCCTAGGTTTAGGAGAGTCACAGCGAACAATCTTGCAAGACAGAAGATTGGCTGGACACTCTTCTTCATCCAAGCTCCTGTGAACTCCTTTGGTAGGTTCTTAACTCTTCTTAGCTCTTAACTCATCTAGCTGCACAAGCTCTTCAGTTTGTTCCATTGTTTCATGCTCCTAAGGCTGATGAGCATGTGAGATTGGTTCGAAAACACTCTTGCGGGATATCTTCCTCTCTATAGCCATCTAATGATAGTATAAAACGAGTCTCTGAACAAACCTAAGATTTTAGAGCAAGGTAAGGTAGAAGTAATAGAATTTTAAGCAACAAGGGTGAGATAAATCATCAATGGGTGGGGAGTAGCAAGAAGATAGCAAGAATAGAGAAAACATGGCTACTAAAGTATTATAATTCTTAAATTCGatcattttctaactaggctaacgtcctatAGTcgacacggctctgataccacttgtaacaccccgtcctccaaagccgcaccgcccagcccttccgaggagcgggcacgcgtacacatagcaccctacttacactttcgtcctcgcttcgtgtaaaagggttaacccgaaggtgctatgcctggttgacaaaggcttataagttgactccacccttgctcaactagcaaggtggtactaaacatgtgcacctgcgctcatggatcacactgggccaaccaaattgggtcggGTGTCACACCTGTCTAACTGAAGAGCAATTTTCGCGTAACGCATTCGGTCTCGCGTCTGACTGAAGAGCAATTTTCGCGCCACGCATTCGGTCTCGAGCCGCGCATTCGGTCGCGACAGGTGAGGACCTTGTAGTAAGCCAAGGCAGGGAGGCCGCTCTACCTGCCTCCTCGGGGAAGACGACCCTCTCTCCTCTCAGTGGAGCGATATGGGCCTATAAGGCTGAGATAGTGAAGTTTTGGGCTAGCAAACTGGAGGAGAAAAGGCCCAGCACTAAACTCaggtgttttttttcttttgagatgCGTTTATAACTAGTAGACTCGAGGGCAAGGTAACTCAGCCTCCAGTCCTCCTCACCTCAAGAGCCCATTTATCTATCCAGGTGGCCCATTTCGTTTTAGGCCCATTTCAGCAAGACAAAACAAGCCCAACGAGCGTGGGATCCAGACGAATACAACACACCGTGCGTGATGCGAATAGATTGatgattaattaattaattaatggcgtcttccttctctcccgTCCCCGTCGAAGCTTCTCGCCTCCTCCCGTCGGCTTCCACTCCACTGCCCCGCCCGCCGGTAACTTAAATTCCACGAcgccttcctccctccctctgctCGCGCGCAGCGCAGCTAGATTCCTTTAGCTCCCCTCAGCCTAGCAACttatcggatcggatcggatcagaTCGCCCGTGCTGCTCCTGCGCTGCGCTGGGCCTCTTTTCTCTCCGACCGATTCGATTCCCACGGGGAGGAGGTAACTCTTACCAATTCCATTGCTTCCTGCTCCTGACCTAGTCATCTCATCTGTCTTCCTACCTGGGGACTGGGGAGGTGATTCGTGTTGCCCCCGTTAGCTACCTTATTACTGGGATTTGCTTGCCCTATGGATTTCTTTGTTTCTAGTTACAATTACACGAGTTGCACTGCTTCCTCAACAGGCAGTATACTATGCCTAAACGAGAACAAAGATAATATGTCAAAAGAAATGAAGATGCTCACCAGAATTGCCGATAGCAACAGGTCAAGATCCAGCCTGTTCGGTGTAGTGCTGGCTGTACAGCAGCAGCCCAGCCCAGCGCGTCAGCCACTCGCTGTGATGAACGcgggctgcagcagcagcagcgctgcAGCTGTGCAGCCATCACTACGCCCGTGATGTATGAGGCCACATGGACGTTGCGGGGGGCTCAGCATGAGGTGCCCATCGCTGGCTACTGACCAAGTGCCACTGCTGAGATGGTATTGCGCAAGATAGTCCTCTCCAGCATGGAAGCGCACAACAGAATTCTCACCGATGGAAGGCAGCCAACAGGATGAGACGCACAGGCTTCGGGCACCAACAAAGAGGACAATGATCACCGATGCTCGTCACAGGCACAGTCCTACCCAACACAAGATCAGCAAGCTTAAGAACCACTATGCGCGAAAAGGAGCTGTCATTGTAGCCGACAAGCATGATCTCTGAATCCAATTCAACCAAAGAAGGCTGGTGGATTTCATCGCTTGAACATGTCGCAATTGTCTTTGGAGGATGCAGCTCTGGCACGGACGATTCCTCACCCTCGCACTGTACCACCGGTGACGGTGGATCAATCAACAAGACATGTGTTAGCCCATCTTCCCAATTCACCTTGTACGACAGGGCCCTGTCCAGTTGGTTCATCTTCCAGCTGCTGATAGTCCAACCATTATCACCAGACAAGGCGAATGCCACACGCCCGATGCTATGAAGCGCTAGCATCACCGTGACGGCCCCCGTGGCCGTGACATTGACGGCAGCACAAAGCTTGCGGGCTTGATACAAGTATCGCGCGGTATTTTGCAGCCAGCTCGTGAAATTATACACGGGGTCGACGGTGAGCTCGAACTCCAGTTCGTGCAGCTGGTGGGGGAGGCAGTCGATGTCCGGGAAGTCGGCGACGTCGTGGGTGaaggggtggaggaggcgggcggcggtgtccCCGTCGCgctgcaggaggaggaggccgtcgggGGAGTCGAGGACGCGGTGGTTCTTGAGCTCCAGGAGGGGGACGCGGAcgaaggcgccggcgccgtgggtGGAGAAGTCGAAGAAGCGGGCGTGGCCGCCGTCCGCGCGGTGGCCCGGGAACCGGCCGAAGCCCTCCGGGAAGAGCATCCAGCGGCGCGGGTGGAAGCGCGGGTCCAGCAGGGAGCGGCcgcgcggggaggcggcggcggcgcgccagcGGGAGCAGACCGCGCGGAAGCGGATGTAGTCCACGAATTCCCCCGTGGCGAGCACCCGCGCCGCGATGAGCTGTGTCAGGTCGACGAGCAGCGACGCCCAGTCCGGCACCGCCTCCTCGCGGTCCCCGCCACCGACGCGGACGGAGACGCCTTGCCGCAgtgatccggcggcggcggcggccatcctACGCCGCCTGCGTTCCCGTGAGCAACCAAATCAAGATCGCGGCGAGGAAGACAAAGATCAATCAAGAAACCCGGAAAAGGTTGAGGCTTTTTGAGAGATCAAAGGAGGAGGCAACGCACCCTGCGGATTTGGGGACGAAAGGTTGAAGGTTTTTTATGCCTCCCACTTGGATAGTTCGATTTCGTCGGGGTCGAGTGGGGCTGAACTGTCAGAGTTTATATCAAGGAAACAGGTTTTGCTCGGATTGCCCGACAGGTGTCTCCATATGCTCTGTTCTGTATGGCCTACCTCTGGTTCTGAATAGCCTCTTTTCCTTTGAATGACTATGGGGATCTTCCCTGAAAATGAACCATTTTTGTGTGGTTTATTACTAGAAATCCATAGTCAGGAACATTTGCCAGTTCTAGCGAAAATTTTTGCCGTCACAgatgaaacaaagaaagatgctTCAAACTGACAAACTACCGAGTgaaatttttttccttcatGCTTCAAACTAATGAAGTGTTTCCTGCATGCTCTTCTCTGTGATATATATTCCTCAATCACATGCTGTACTTGTAGTTGATACTGTTTTCTTGCAAAGAGTTAATGGGAACTAAAAAGAAAACTTCTGTAAATGACACATTACATGTAATTTTAGTGGGAACACCGAGCCAAATCATGTCTTCAGCCACTGAACTGAACAGAGAGAATTCAGCAAGCTGTTCACGAATACACTTAACTCAAAGGCAAGACTAACCACTATTACCTTCAGGGCTGACCTTGGGGGGGAAGCTAGAGTGCTGTTCATATAAAGTGAACAACTAAATCCCTCAAGGCATTCCACTAAGGGGCCGTTTGGATACACCTCGAGCtcgctaaattttagcacctgtcacatcggatgttgataataattaggagtagtaaacatagtctaattacaaaactaattgcatagatggagtctaattcggaagatgaatctattaagcctaattagtccatgatttaacaatgtgatgctatagtaaccatttgctaatgatgaattaattagccttaatagattcgtctcgcgaagtagactccatttgtactattagttttgtaattagctcgtgtttagtcctcctaattagcatccgaacatctgatgtgaccctgctaaaatttagcatctcATATCAAACAACCCTTGAATCATCCATCATTGAAGAGGACATAAACTCAATGCCGGTACCCGGTGGCCAGGGGATCTAGGCAGGTTTGGATTCGGACTCCCTAAATTCCCAATACGTCACCGGATCCGACCCTTTCTTACTCCGACCCGACGGAAGGTGAAACGAATGGATCTCTGTTGAGAACTTGAGACGCATAGATCCACGGCAAAATCAGGAGCCGATTTGGACGTCGTCATGGACAAGGTAGCTTCTTTTCCTCTGAATCAATAGCATCTTCACTTATACGCTCTATGGAACAAACCCTTCTGATGTGGATTTTTGCCAACCCTAGTGGAATTTTTGCAGTCACAAACTGGGGGGAAAAAAGATGCTTCAAAGTAACAGCTTTATCCAAAACTATATGTAGATCGGAACTTTTGAAAGGCCACTGCAATGCTTAACGGAGACTGATCAGTGTgcctcctttttcttctatAATTCATTTTGGATCTACAACTTCATCACACAAATAGCAGCCTAAGAGTGTTCACCGCCTGTTGTTTGTGTTTCTATGATATTTGTCATGCTTACTGAGCTAAGCGCTTATCTAGAATAATTCCTAAAGGTGAACGCGTCCACACTGCATTTTTATCTAGGAAGAAAATCTTATACATGAtaatattttatataaattcttGGTTTTGATGGGACAGCCATCCTATAAATTGCAGTTTTCCAAGGAGCAAGATCATTGCGATTGGATTAGTAGTTTGCCTAATGAGATTCTGGTCACCATCCTTCACAAGTTGGACACCAAACAAGGTCAACCACTTTGTTCAATCTCTGCGATCGTTCACATAGATTATAAGAGAGGGGAAACAACTTTGAGAAAAACTGTCTCTAGCGTTCTCGGGCAGTGCCGAGTGCACTGATGTTGTCAACTGTGCCATAGCTTCTGCAGCTGAGCGGAGTGTTATGGACATTGACGTGGCAATTGTCGGACATACAGAGTACGAGTTCCCTTCATGGTTGTTCTCTAGTGATAGATGTTCATCACTGGTCACTTTATGCCT from Setaria italica strain Yugu1 chromosome II, Setaria_italica_v2.0, whole genome shotgun sequence encodes the following:
- the LOC101786250 gene encoding uncharacterized protein LOC101786250, giving the protein MAAAAAGSLRQGVSVRVGGGDREEAVPDWASLLVDLTQLIAARVLATGEFVDYIRFRAVCSRWRAAAASPRGRSLLDPRFHPRRWMLFPEGFGRFPGHRADGGHARFFDFSTHGAGAFVRVPLLELKNHRVLDSPDGLLLLQRDGDTAARLLHPFTHDVADFPDIDCLPHQLHELEFELTVDPVYNFTSWLQNTARYLYQARKLCAAVNVTATGAVTVMLALHSIGRVAFALSGDNGWTISSWKMNQLDRALSYKVNWEDGLTHVLLIDPPSPVVQCEGEESSVPELHPPKTIATCSSDEIHQPSLVELDSEIMLVGYNDSSFSRIVVLKLADLVLGRTVPVTSIGDHCPLCWCPKPVRLILLAAFHR